A single genomic interval of Rosistilla ulvae harbors:
- a CDS encoding mechanosensitive ion channel domain-containing protein, translated as MGSNEAADGIGSCSRSRTVWLSHRFIFASLMLVVAVATYGTAQDAQPPAAAPAASAAPIAASASGETPHLPKVEAIKRRRDEIDQSKDLDDEARTALLATIDETLQKMTETEAAATRLEALKQAAKNAPEATAAAEQALDQAEAAGAPDPEFFGSPDELQAAKLAADQAVADARQQRQELEAARSTRSERLTALPQLLSDTRELLNARLQAPAPKATEQALPFSTQAQQWLQMASIGLLQQQLAVYQQEKTTFELERPLMEARIKLAKLEEQRLQARATEIAKRFAEDRVLKVRRRILEFEEQIAKTPLADGELTIETRDIASSWQSVVQGQADVEAELAELSRESDKLKLEYESINAQVEKELENDSGLSSAMGLMLQQKRASLPNQTNLRRQMVQTNDELDDMRSLLTEIGLVRESISRQTSSHMEGNERTASDYKVLERLLEQIEQDANNYRNTLLNKSVEQQDYMKSIHRFETMIAGRVLWFRSAERLGWDDFPLAWRAFQGLVYPANLRSVVNALWEEAQENIFLTVTWGACLLMLLFAGPRLRRRLQDLGADANRGTSVDMKPTWSAILTTLVLALLLPLALAIPGWQLAYADKFPSYVEATGYGLLFAAMFVAPLELIRQVVRPGGLARAHFGWSDRSATTSRMHLRWYMDLALPFVFVWALLTHCGNVRWETSLGRLVFFVLMLQTAWFVRGIMHPKTGALSLWLLEHRDGWIDRLRVVWHTAFSCTPLLLGLMSLAGYTYSANQLAHQLYKTLMLAVALILVGGVMRRWAILNRRAMAIQQVRDRMAASETADRSPIELTEIPEVNIREASAQTMRLISTTLTVAGLFGFAWIWTSVLPAVDYLDRFTIIPASNPGGDPLTIGDIVIVAPLIALTFIAVRNLPGLLETTLLQRLPLDNAARYAIKTLSSYVMLAAGIMLAARSVGVRWESIQWLVAALGVGLGFGLQEIFANFISGIILLFEQPLRVGDVVTIDGTTGAVSKIRMRATTVINWDRQELIIPNKDLITGRLVNWTLSDTTNRLVVNVGVAYGTNTEHACEVLRRICDDHPNISKDPSPVITFEGFGDSTLDLVIRCYLASLDNRLSTVHELHTNIHNEFNAAGIEISFPQRDLHLRSFPKELLTGAQSTSGENGMPIRERAK; from the coding sequence ATGGGATCGAACGAAGCTGCCGATGGAATCGGATCGTGCAGCAGGTCCCGAACCGTTTGGCTCTCTCATCGATTCATTTTTGCGAGCCTGATGCTGGTCGTTGCAGTCGCGACCTACGGCACCGCTCAAGATGCGCAACCGCCGGCGGCGGCACCGGCCGCAAGCGCGGCACCGATCGCTGCGTCGGCCAGCGGCGAAACGCCGCACTTGCCCAAGGTGGAGGCGATCAAGCGGCGTCGCGATGAGATCGACCAAAGCAAGGACTTGGATGACGAGGCGCGGACCGCACTGCTAGCGACGATCGATGAGACGCTGCAGAAGATGACCGAGACCGAAGCGGCGGCGACGCGGCTGGAGGCGCTGAAGCAGGCTGCCAAAAACGCTCCCGAAGCGACGGCGGCGGCGGAACAAGCTTTGGATCAAGCCGAGGCGGCGGGGGCTCCCGACCCGGAGTTCTTCGGGTCTCCCGACGAATTGCAGGCGGCGAAGTTGGCGGCGGATCAGGCGGTGGCCGATGCGCGGCAACAGCGGCAGGAACTCGAAGCGGCGCGAAGCACTCGCAGCGAACGCCTGACCGCGCTGCCGCAATTGCTTTCGGACACCCGCGAATTGTTGAACGCTCGCCTGCAAGCGCCTGCGCCCAAAGCGACCGAGCAGGCGTTGCCGTTTTCAACGCAGGCTCAGCAGTGGTTGCAGATGGCCAGCATCGGATTGCTGCAACAGCAGTTGGCCGTCTACCAACAGGAGAAGACGACGTTCGAGCTGGAACGGCCGTTGATGGAAGCGCGAATCAAATTGGCCAAGCTGGAAGAGCAGCGGTTGCAGGCCCGCGCTACCGAGATCGCGAAACGTTTCGCCGAGGATCGCGTGCTCAAGGTCCGACGGCGGATCCTCGAGTTCGAGGAACAGATCGCAAAGACGCCGTTGGCCGATGGCGAATTGACGATCGAAACCCGCGATATCGCTTCGTCGTGGCAGTCGGTGGTGCAAGGCCAAGCCGATGTCGAAGCCGAATTGGCGGAACTGTCCCGAGAGTCGGACAAACTGAAGCTGGAATACGAATCGATCAACGCGCAGGTCGAGAAGGAGTTGGAGAACGACAGCGGGTTGAGCAGTGCGATGGGGTTGATGCTGCAGCAGAAGCGCGCGTCATTGCCGAATCAGACCAACCTGCGGCGACAGATGGTCCAAACCAACGACGAGCTCGATGACATGCGGTCGCTGTTGACCGAGATCGGATTGGTCCGCGAATCGATCTCGCGGCAAACGTCCAGTCATATGGAAGGGAATGAACGGACGGCGTCGGACTACAAGGTCCTCGAACGCTTGCTCGAACAGATCGAACAAGATGCAAACAACTACCGCAACACGCTGCTGAACAAGAGCGTCGAGCAGCAGGACTACATGAAGTCGATTCACCGTTTCGAAACGATGATCGCTGGTCGTGTGTTGTGGTTCCGCAGTGCTGAGCGTTTGGGCTGGGACGATTTCCCGCTGGCTTGGCGAGCGTTCCAAGGGCTCGTCTATCCTGCCAATCTTCGCAGCGTCGTCAATGCGTTGTGGGAGGAGGCTCAGGAGAACATCTTTTTGACCGTGACTTGGGGCGCGTGCCTGCTGATGCTGCTGTTCGCCGGGCCGCGGTTGCGGCGGCGGTTGCAGGATCTTGGGGCCGATGCGAATCGCGGGACGTCGGTCGATATGAAGCCGACGTGGTCGGCAATCTTAACGACGCTTGTCTTGGCGTTGTTGTTGCCGTTGGCATTAGCGATCCCGGGCTGGCAGTTGGCTTATGCCGACAAATTCCCTTCGTACGTCGAAGCGACGGGTTACGGGTTATTGTTCGCGGCAATGTTCGTCGCGCCGTTGGAATTGATCCGCCAAGTTGTTCGCCCCGGCGGGCTGGCCCGAGCACACTTTGGATGGTCCGATCGATCGGCCACCACGTCGCGGATGCACCTGCGATGGTACATGGATCTGGCGCTGCCGTTTGTCTTCGTATGGGCATTGCTGACACACTGCGGAAACGTCCGCTGGGAAACGTCGCTAGGACGGTTGGTCTTTTTTGTTTTGATGCTGCAAACCGCTTGGTTCGTGCGGGGCATCATGCATCCGAAGACCGGCGCGCTGTCGCTGTGGTTGCTGGAGCACCGCGACGGTTGGATCGATCGGTTGCGAGTCGTCTGGCACACGGCGTTCTCCTGCACTCCGCTGCTGTTGGGGCTGATGTCGTTGGCCGGATACACGTACAGCGCAAACCAGTTAGCCCATCAGCTTTACAAGACGTTGATGTTAGCTGTCGCGTTGATCTTGGTTGGTGGTGTGATGCGGCGATGGGCGATCCTGAACCGCCGCGCGATGGCGATTCAACAGGTTCGCGATCGGATGGCGGCTTCCGAAACCGCGGACCGTTCGCCGATCGAGCTGACTGAAATTCCGGAGGTCAACATTCGCGAGGCGAGTGCGCAAACGATGCGTTTGATCTCGACGACGCTGACCGTTGCCGGGCTATTCGGATTCGCATGGATCTGGACCAGCGTGCTGCCGGCGGTCGACTACTTGGATCGGTTTACGATCATCCCGGCGTCGAATCCCGGTGGCGATCCGTTAACGATTGGGGATATCGTGATCGTCGCCCCGTTGATCGCGCTGACGTTTATCGCCGTCCGCAACTTGCCCGGTCTGTTGGAGACGACGCTGTTGCAGCGGTTGCCGTTGGACAACGCGGCGCGGTACGCGATCAAGACGCTCAGCAGTTATGTGATGTTAGCCGCTGGAATTATGTTGGCGGCGAGATCGGTCGGCGTCCGCTGGGAGAGCATCCAGTGGTTGGTCGCCGCGTTGGGTGTCGGTCTCGGGTTTGGTTTGCAGGAGATTTTTGCGAACTTTATCAGCGGGATCATCCTGCTGTTTGAACAACCGCTGCGAGTCGGCGACGTGGTCACGATCGACGGCACGACCGGAGCGGTCTCTAAGATCCGGATGCGAGCCACGACTGTGATCAACTGGGATCGCCAGGAGTTGATCATTCCCAACAAAGATCTGATCACCGGCCGGTTGGTCAACTGGACCCTCTCCGACACGACAAATCGCTTGGTCGTAAACGTTGGCGTCGCCTATGGCACCAATACCGAACACGCTTGCGAGGTGCTGCGGCGGATCTGCGACGATCATCCGAACATCTCCAAAGATCCAAGCCCCGTGATCACCTTTGAAGGGTTTGGCGACAGCACGTTGGACCTGGTGATACGTTGTTATCTGGCGTCGTTGGACAATCGTTTGTCGACAGTTCACGAACTGCACACGAACATCCATAACGAGTTTAACGCAGCCGGGATCGAGATCTCCTTCCCGCAGCGCGATCTGCATCTGCGATCGTTCCCCAAGGAACTGCTGACCGGAGCGCAGTCGACGTCGGGAGAAAATGGAATGCCGATTCGCGAGCGAGCGAAATAG
- a CDS encoding OadG family protein: protein MYLLALTAAAVNPQPAPNELPQALVIALSGMLIVGSALLLICLFISTMPRILAITEKFWPEVEESHGGAAHPESHVPDDDAVLAAIGFVLHQEFQRQLQSDGPV from the coding sequence ATGTATTTGCTCGCCCTTACAGCGGCCGCGGTCAATCCGCAGCCTGCCCCCAACGAATTGCCGCAGGCTCTCGTGATCGCGCTCAGCGGGATGTTGATCGTCGGATCGGCGCTGCTGCTGATCTGTCTGTTCATCTCCACGATGCCGCGAATCCTGGCGATCACCGAAAAATTCTGGCCCGAGGTGGAAGAATCTCACGGCGGGGCAGCGCATCCTGAGAGTCACGTTCCGGACGACGACGCGGTGTTGGCCGCGATCGGGTTCGTCTTGCATCAAGAGTTTCAGCGACAGCTTCAATCCGACGGTCCGGTTTAA
- a CDS encoding sodium ion-translocating decarboxylase subunit beta gives MDILLEFINTTGFAAMSPGNAIMILVGIVFIGLAIVKDYEPLLLVPIGMGAIVGNIPVIEGMAMGVYDHHRWILDNGVVEYQPGSVLSYLYLGVSLGIYPPLIFLGIGAMTDFSTMLSNPKLTLLGAAAQIGVFATFLGAVWLGFTLPEAGAIGIIGGADGPTAIFLAAKLAPDLLGAIAIAAYSYMALVPVIQPPVMKLLTTREERLIRMKPPRKVSKRERMIFPIAAFLICALIAPGAITLLGMLFFGNLLKESLVTERLANTARTAFIDIVTILLGFSVGASTQADTFLKPQSLLIFGLGALSFVIATASGVMFAKLMNRFLTDKINPLVGAAGVSAVPDSARVVQMVGQQADPHNFLLMHAMAPNVAGVIGSAIAAGVLWSVLT, from the coding sequence ATGGATATTCTGCTTGAATTTATAAACACGACCGGATTTGCGGCGATGTCCCCCGGCAACGCGATCATGATCCTTGTCGGGATCGTGTTCATCGGCCTGGCGATTGTCAAAGACTATGAACCGCTGCTGTTGGTCCCGATTGGGATGGGAGCGATCGTCGGCAACATTCCGGTGATCGAAGGGATGGCGATGGGAGTCTACGACCATCACCGTTGGATCCTCGACAATGGCGTCGTGGAGTATCAGCCCGGCAGCGTCCTCAGCTACCTGTACCTTGGCGTCAGTCTAGGCATCTACCCGCCGCTGATTTTCCTAGGCATCGGCGCGATGACCGACTTCTCCACGATGCTCTCCAATCCCAAGCTGACGCTGCTGGGGGCGGCCGCGCAGATCGGCGTCTTCGCCACGTTCCTGGGGGCCGTCTGGCTCGGCTTCACGCTGCCCGAAGCGGGGGCGATCGGCATCATCGGCGGCGCCGACGGTCCGACAGCGATCTTCCTGGCCGCGAAACTCGCCCCCGATCTGCTGGGCGCGATCGCGATCGCCGCCTATTCCTACATGGCCTTGGTCCCCGTGATCCAACCGCCCGTGATGAAACTGTTGACCACGCGCGAAGAGCGTTTGATCCGCATGAAGCCGCCGCGGAAGGTCTCCAAGCGCGAGCGGATGATCTTCCCGATCGCGGCCTTCCTGATCTGTGCCTTGATCGCACCGGGAGCTATCACGTTGTTGGGGATGCTGTTCTTCGGCAACTTGTTGAAAGAGAGCCTCGTCACCGAACGCTTGGCCAACACCGCGCGAACCGCCTTCATCGATATCGTGACGATCCTGCTCGGCTTTTCGGTTGGTGCCAGCACGCAAGCCGACACCTTCCTGAAACCGCAATCGCTGCTGATCTTCGGTCTCGGTGCGTTGTCGTTTGTGATCGCCACGGCCAGCGGCGTGATGTTCGCCAAACTTATGAATCGGTTCCTGACCGATAAGATCAACCCATTGGTCGGTGCGGCGGGTGTCTCCGCGGTCCCCGATTCGGCGCGCGTCGTGCAGATGGTTGGCCAACAAGCCGACCCGCACAATTTCCTACTGATGCACGCGATGGCCCCCAATGTCGCCGGAGTGATCGGTTCGGCGATCGCCGCCGGTGTGCTCTGGTCGGTGTTAACGTGA
- a CDS encoding biotin/lipoyl-containing protein has protein sequence MAKKRIQFMCTAFRDGFQSVYGARVLTPDFLPAVEAARDAGISWLEAGGGARFQSLYFYCNEDAFDMMDAFRSAAGPDANLQTLARGVNVVGLDSQSSDIIDLHAKLFKKHGMTTIRNFDALNDVENLIYSGRCITDAGLKHQVCVTLMELPPGCTGAHDAAFYSDTLRKILDADIPFDAVCFKDASGTAVPSKVYETIAAARKMLPADTFIHFHTHETAGVSVLANKAAIDAGADAIDLSMAPCSGGTCQPDILVMWHALRGTEYDLDIDVEKVRAAEEVFKDCMKDYFLPPEATAVEPLIPWSPMPGGALTANTQMLRDNNIMEKYPQIIAAMSDVVRKGGYGTSVTPVSQFYFQQAFNNVMFGPWKKIAEPYGKMVLGYFGKTPVPPDADVVKLAEDQLSLPVTTRPVLELNDADPSKGIAAATAVLQEADLPVTDENIFIASTCKEKGVRFLQGKAELGIRKIDKAAEAAAAAAAPAATTNGPAEYNVSVNGNDIFMAFEGNMVTVGGKVYRVAIKPESGGSTTTSSASNGSTSSTDITSQMPGSVFKQLVQPGQRVREGESILILEAMKMEMEVASPIDGTVATVNVQVGDQVATGQVLATITA, from the coding sequence GTGGCGAAGAAACGAATCCAGTTCATGTGTACGGCGTTCCGCGATGGGTTTCAGTCGGTCTATGGCGCTCGCGTCTTAACCCCCGACTTCCTGCCCGCCGTCGAAGCGGCTCGCGACGCGGGGATCAGCTGGCTGGAAGCTGGCGGCGGGGCCCGCTTCCAATCGTTGTACTTCTACTGCAACGAAGACGCCTTCGACATGATGGATGCGTTTCGAAGCGCCGCCGGTCCCGATGCCAACCTGCAAACCCTGGCTCGCGGCGTGAACGTCGTCGGCCTCGATTCGCAGTCCAGCGACATCATCGACCTGCATGCCAAGCTTTTCAAAAAACATGGCATGACAACGATCCGCAACTTCGACGCGTTAAACGATGTCGAGAACCTGATCTACAGCGGCCGCTGCATCACCGACGCGGGACTGAAGCATCAAGTCTGCGTGACGCTGATGGAATTGCCCCCGGGATGCACCGGTGCCCACGACGCCGCCTTCTACAGCGACACGCTGCGAAAAATCTTGGATGCCGACATTCCCTTCGACGCCGTCTGTTTTAAAGACGCATCGGGAACCGCGGTCCCATCGAAGGTCTACGAGACGATCGCCGCGGCTCGCAAGATGTTGCCCGCCGACACGTTCATCCATTTCCACACGCATGAAACCGCCGGCGTCAGCGTGCTGGCCAACAAAGCGGCGATCGACGCGGGAGCCGATGCGATCGACCTGTCGATGGCGCCCTGTTCGGGCGGCACGTGTCAGCCCGATATCTTGGTGATGTGGCACGCTCTGCGTGGCACCGAATACGATCTTGATATCGATGTCGAAAAGGTCCGCGCGGCCGAAGAGGTCTTCAAGGACTGCATGAAAGATTATTTCCTGCCTCCCGAAGCGACAGCTGTCGAACCGTTGATCCCATGGAGCCCGATGCCGGGCGGCGCGCTGACAGCCAACACCCAGATGTTGCGTGACAACAACATCATGGAGAAATATCCGCAGATTATCGCGGCGATGAGCGATGTCGTCCGCAAGGGTGGCTACGGCACCTCGGTCACTCCCGTCTCGCAATTCTATTTCCAGCAGGCCTTCAACAACGTGATGTTTGGCCCCTGGAAGAAGATCGCCGAACCGTACGGCAAAATGGTCCTCGGCTACTTCGGCAAAACGCCCGTTCCGCCCGATGCCGATGTTGTCAAATTGGCCGAAGACCAGTTGAGTCTTCCCGTCACAACGCGTCCGGTGCTGGAACTAAACGACGCCGATCCATCCAAGGGAATCGCAGCGGCGACCGCCGTATTACAAGAAGCCGACCTGCCGGTGACCGACGAAAATATCTTCATCGCGTCGACGTGTAAAGAAAAGGGCGTCCGGTTCCTGCAAGGCAAAGCGGAACTCGGAATCCGCAAGATCGACAAGGCAGCCGAAGCGGCCGCTGCCGCCGCGGCTCCGGCAGCGACGACCAATGGCCCCGCCGAATACAACGTCTCGGTCAACGGCAACGACATCTTCATGGCCTTTGAAGGGAACATGGTGACCGTCGGCGGCAAGGTCTACCGCGTCGCAATCAAACCCGAATCGGGCGGTTCCACGACAACCAGCTCCGCATCCAACGGATCCACAAGCTCGACCGACATCACCAGCCAGATGCCCGGCAGCGTCTTCAAACAACTTGTCCAACCGGGACAGCGGGTTCGCGAAGGGGAATCGATCTTGATTCTCGAAGCGATGAAGATGGAGATGGAAGTCGCGTCGCCAATCGACGGCACCGTCGCCACGGTCAACGTCCAGGTCGGTGATCAAGTTGCGACAGGACAGGTGCTGGCAACGATCACGGCATAA
- a CDS encoding MFS transporter, with amino-acid sequence MEGSHDVSEAIRQTRYERLVLFILASVQFITIVDFMIVMPLGPQLMRTLQINPTQFGLIVSSYTFAAGVGGIIASSLADRFARRTTFLALFAGFLLGTLGCGLAPTYHLLLVARVVTGAFGGVLGGIAMAIIGDVFPEERRGGATGTLMTGFALASVAGVPFGLVLGTNFGWHIPFVVLALGGVPILLLARLALPPLDAHIHDVQTNPLKSLVETFSHRNHLNAFALIVSLMIGSFTVFPYLSAYLVSNVGMTENQLPLIYIFGGALTLFAAPMVGRFSDRYGKRRVYRIVAPASAVMLFVVTHLPATHVAIAVVIFGALMVCNVGRMIPAMAIVTSSVRRERRGAFLSANSSVQHVASGIGAYLGGMIVVESSDGKLENFGTVGWIAAAATLATLWLVGRIEVASDIDPNAAPSAASLAIAAAAEASVDAGEALVGLSGEHPTLKKDASIVSPIE; translated from the coding sequence ATGGAAGGAAGTCACGACGTATCGGAAGCGATTCGGCAAACACGCTACGAACGCTTGGTGTTGTTTATTCTGGCGTCGGTTCAATTCATCACGATCGTCGATTTTATGATCGTCATGCCGCTGGGGCCTCAGTTGATGCGGACCCTGCAAATCAATCCGACGCAATTTGGTCTGATTGTTTCCTCCTACACCTTCGCCGCTGGAGTTGGGGGCATCATCGCTTCGTCGTTGGCAGATCGGTTTGCGCGGCGGACAACTTTCCTTGCCCTGTTTGCCGGCTTTCTGCTGGGAACCCTCGGTTGCGGACTGGCCCCTACGTATCATCTGCTGCTGGTCGCCCGAGTGGTGACGGGAGCGTTTGGCGGTGTTTTGGGAGGGATTGCGATGGCGATCATTGGTGACGTCTTTCCCGAAGAGCGCCGCGGCGGCGCTACCGGGACGCTGATGACAGGCTTTGCTTTGGCTTCGGTCGCGGGCGTTCCCTTTGGATTGGTCCTTGGGACAAACTTCGGCTGGCACATCCCGTTTGTGGTGCTGGCATTGGGCGGAGTTCCAATTCTCTTGTTGGCGCGTCTGGCCTTGCCGCCGTTGGACGCTCACATTCACGATGTGCAAACCAACCCACTGAAGTCGCTGGTCGAAACGTTTTCTCATCGCAATCACTTGAACGCATTCGCATTGATCGTTTCGTTGATGATCGGCAGCTTCACCGTCTTTCCGTATCTGAGCGCCTACTTGGTCAGCAACGTCGGCATGACGGAAAACCAACTGCCGTTGATCTATATCTTTGGTGGCGCGTTGACGTTGTTCGCGGCGCCGATGGTTGGACGGTTCTCCGATCGCTATGGCAAGCGACGCGTTTACCGCATCGTTGCCCCCGCGTCGGCGGTGATGTTGTTTGTCGTCACCCATCTTCCCGCCACGCACGTTGCGATCGCCGTGGTGATTTTTGGTGCGTTGATGGTCTGCAATGTGGGCCGGATGATTCCCGCGATGGCGATCGTAACCAGCAGCGTGCGCCGGGAACGCCGCGGCGCATTCCTGAGTGCGAATTCGTCGGTGCAGCATGTCGCCAGCGGCATCGGGGCCTATCTGGGCGGAATGATCGTGGTCGAATCGAGCGATGGGAAGTTGGAAAATTTTGGGACGGTCGGTTGGATCGCCGCCGCGGCAACTCTGGCTACGTTATGGCTGGTCGGACGGATTGAAGTCGCCAGTGATATCGATCCGAACGCGGCGCCATCGGCTGCATCGCTGGCGATCGCTGCCGCCGCCGAAGCTTCTGTCGACGCGGGGGAAGCGTTGGTAGGGCTCAGCGGCGAACATCCCACGCTGAAAAAGGACGCCTCGATCGTGTCGCCGATCGAATGA
- a CDS encoding DUF1559 domain-containing protein has protein sequence MRKVQSLEKRRGFTLVELLVVIAIIGILVGLLLPAVQAAREAARRMQCSNHLKQIGLAIHNYHDTFGKLPPGGMPEGDPNITNQAQASWLVRILPFIEQTAIYDQATFVGTDWVGTGTDRNWKIKDGTVIDIYDCPSSDLPNVQTDNTSGGTRGLGAPTVITVQVPSYVGIAGTSQDPSNIAARVSPSVNGVGHQSFNGVMPISSNLANPTTPVLKFRDILDGTSNTFCVGEQSSSLREQSTGASRLRDCRSGNRRGGMWSSGNAIGNANSQAYNLTTIMRPVNSSIYVNNSCSEFHGLAKNTTLRSNHPGGAQFAVADGAVRFVSETIDYLNLIKLADRHDGLVQSGL, from the coding sequence ATGAGGAAAGTTCAAAGTCTTGAAAAGAGGCGTGGCTTTACGCTCGTTGAGTTGCTGGTTGTGATTGCCATCATTGGGATTCTTGTCGGTTTATTGTTGCCAGCGGTGCAAGCGGCTAGAGAGGCCGCTCGCCGAATGCAATGCAGCAATCACCTCAAGCAGATTGGACTCGCAATTCACAACTACCACGACACGTTTGGCAAACTTCCGCCAGGAGGGATGCCCGAAGGCGATCCGAACATAACGAACCAGGCTCAAGCTTCATGGTTGGTTCGTATTCTACCGTTCATCGAACAGACAGCGATCTACGATCAAGCCACCTTCGTCGGTACGGATTGGGTAGGGACGGGGACCGATCGCAACTGGAAGATTAAGGACGGGACGGTGATCGATATTTACGACTGTCCCTCGAGCGATCTCCCGAACGTTCAAACCGACAATACCAGTGGAGGAACGCGCGGACTGGGGGCTCCCACCGTGATCACCGTGCAGGTGCCCAGCTATGTCGGTATCGCAGGAACGTCCCAAGATCCAAGCAATATCGCAGCGCGAGTCTCACCGTCGGTCAACGGCGTGGGGCACCAGAGTTTTAATGGCGTCATGCCGATTTCCAGCAACTTGGCCAATCCTACCACGCCGGTCCTGAAGTTTCGCGACATTCTCGATGGAACCAGCAATACGTTCTGCGTGGGGGAACAGTCTTCCTCGCTTCGTGAGCAGTCGACGGGCGCTTCGCGTTTGCGTGACTGTCGCTCTGGGAATCGTCGCGGGGGAATGTGGTCCAGCGGGAACGCGATTGGGAATGCCAATTCCCAAGCGTACAATTTGACGACGATTATGCGCCCAGTGAACTCGAGTATCTATGTGAATAATTCCTGTTCCGAATTTCACGGCCTCGCGAAGAATACAACCCTGCGTTCGAACCACCCCGGCGGAGCCCAGTTTGCTGTGGCCGATGGAGCGGTACGCTTTGTTTCTGAAACCATAGACTACTTGAACCTAATCAAACTGGCCGATCGCCACGATGGACTCGTGCAATCGGGACTATAA
- a CDS encoding carboxypeptidase-like regulatory domain-containing protein: MSRQKSVISDFFQHIACLFIVLCLSVSTGCSGSDPMLADVRGRVTDLGQPLAGVTLLFVPESGNGAPSEAVTNPNGEYVLDYANGEAGARMGKQTVLLTVTQPTGNESKPTTPAGYSKQIDVVAGENEFDFDLSEF, encoded by the coding sequence GTGAGTCGGCAAAAATCTGTCATCAGCGATTTCTTCCAGCACATAGCATGTCTGTTCATTGTGTTGTGTTTGTCGGTCTCTACAGGCTGCAGCGGATCGGATCCGATGCTCGCCGATGTGCGGGGACGAGTAACCGATCTCGGCCAGCCGTTGGCTGGCGTGACGTTGCTGTTTGTCCCCGAGAGCGGCAATGGCGCACCGTCCGAAGCGGTGACCAATCCTAACGGCGAATATGTCTTGGATTATGCCAACGGAGAAGCGGGGGCACGAATGGGCAAGCAGACGGTCCTTCTTACCGTGACACAGCCGACAGGGAACGAGAGCAAACCGACGACACCGGCGGGCTACAGCAAACAGATTGATGTTGTCGCTGGCGAAAACGAGTTCGATTTTGACCTGTCGGAATTCTAG